A genomic stretch from Pseudomonas mendocina includes:
- a CDS encoding CsiV family protein, which translates to MRALRSLALLVLPLLCLFSVTTVHAEGLYLVETIVFRQSGQVIPSTQQVPDDWMGSARMFDSSISRVSTLNDEASKLTPENGYEILLHKAWEQSISSADTSIAITEGQGQFGHFPVQGTITLREKRPVELSTDIWINRFDDHGSITESERLKQTSRLSVGELTYLDGGGIGMLIRVRAL; encoded by the coding sequence ATGCGTGCATTACGTTCACTGGCTTTGCTCGTACTTCCCCTACTGTGCCTGTTCAGCGTAACTACAGTTCATGCTGAAGGCCTGTACTTGGTCGAAACTATTGTGTTCCGCCAATCAGGCCAGGTTATCCCGAGCACCCAGCAAGTGCCGGATGATTGGATGGGCAGCGCTCGCATGTTTGACAGCAGCATCAGCCGCGTGTCCACGCTTAACGATGAGGCCAGCAAACTGACTCCGGAAAACGGCTATGAGATTCTGCTGCACAAGGCCTGGGAGCAATCCATCAGCTCTGCAGATACCAGCATTGCTATCACTGAAGGACAAGGCCAGTTTGGGCACTTTCCCGTACAGGGCACTATCACTCTGCGGGAGAAGCGGCCTGTTGAGCTGAGCACGGATATTTGGATCAACCGCTTCGATGATCACGGCTCCATCACTGAAAGTGAGCGCCTTAAACAAACATCACGCCTGAGCGTAGGGGAGCTGACCTATCTGGATGGCGGTGGTATCGGCATGTTAATTCGCGTACGAGCGCTTTAA
- the mfd gene encoding transcription-repair coupling factor, with protein MSVLRLPSLPASAGKQHWGNLPGAALSLAIAEAASSANRFTLLLTADSQSAERLEQELRFFAPELPVLHFPDWETLPYDLFSPHQDIISLRVSTLYRLPELKHGVLVVPITTALHRLPPKRFLLGSSLVMEIGQRVDVDQLRSKLEAAGYRCVDTVYEHGEFAVRGALIDIYPMGSSEPYRIDLFDDEVETLRTFDPETQRSIDKVESIKLLPAREFPLEKKAVTDFRGRFRERFDVDFRRCPIYQDLSTGITPAGIEYYLPLFFEETATLFDYLPGDTQVFSLPGIEKASEQFWIDARSRYEDRKVDPERPLLPPADIFLPVEDCFARLKNWPRVVISQDDIEAGVGNSRFNARPLPDLAIQAKAGEPLAALRRFIEEYAGRVLFCAESAGRREVLLELLARLKLKPKEFADWPAFTASKDRLGICIAPLDEGLLLDDLALVAESPLFGQRVMQRRRREKTRDGGDNVIKNLTELREGAPVVHIDHGVGRYLGLVTMEFDGQAAEFLALQYADEAKLYVPVASLHLIARYTGSDDALAPLHKLGSETWQKAKRKAAEQVRDVAAELLDIYARRAAREGYAFNDPKADYATFSAGFPFEETPDQQAAIDAVREDMLAAKPMDRLVCGDVGFGKTEVAMRAAFIAVHGGRQVAVLVPTTLLAQQHYNSFRDRFADWPVKVEVMSRFKSAKEVSDAMQQLAEGKVDIVIGTHKLLQDDVKFSNLGLVIIDEEHRFGVRQKEQLKALRSEVDILTLTATPIPRTLNMAVSGMRDLSIIATPPARRLSVRTFVMEQHNNVIKEALLRELLRGGQVYYLHNDVKTIEKCAADLAELVPEARIGIGHGQMRERELEQVMGDFYHKRFNVLVASTIIETGIDVPSANTIIIERADKFGLAQLHQLRGRVGRSHHQAYCYLLTPARKSMTDDAQKRLEAISGAQDLGAGFTLATHDLEIRGAGELLGDGQSGQIQAVGFTLYMEMLERAVKSIRKGEQPNLEQPLGGGPEINLRVPALIPEDYLPDVHARLILYKRIANASDDEGLKELQVEMIDRFGLLPDATKNLIRLTLLKLQAEKLGITKVDAGPQGGRVEFAADTCVDPLTLIKLIQSAPNRYKFEGATLFKFQVPMERAEERFNTIEALFERLTPST; from the coding sequence GTGTCCGTACTGCGCCTTCCGTCCCTGCCGGCCAGCGCCGGGAAACAACATTGGGGCAACCTGCCCGGAGCTGCACTGAGCTTGGCAATCGCCGAAGCAGCAAGCAGCGCCAATCGTTTCACCTTGTTACTGACTGCCGACAGCCAGAGTGCAGAGCGGTTGGAACAGGAACTGCGCTTTTTTGCGCCAGAACTTCCTGTACTGCACTTCCCCGACTGGGAAACGCTGCCGTATGACCTGTTTTCGCCACACCAAGACATTATCTCGCTGCGGGTTTCCACGCTTTATCGCCTGCCGGAGCTGAAGCACGGCGTTTTGGTTGTGCCCATCACCACCGCACTACATCGCTTGCCACCCAAACGTTTTTTGCTTGGCAGCAGCCTGGTGATGGAAATTGGCCAGCGTGTTGATGTGGACCAGTTACGCAGCAAACTTGAGGCTGCTGGCTATCGCTGTGTTGATACCGTGTATGAACACGGGGAGTTTGCAGTACGTGGCGCGTTGATTGACATCTACCCAATGGGTAGCAGCGAACCCTATCGCATCGACCTGTTCGACGATGAAGTGGAAACCCTGCGCACCTTCGATCCGGAAACTCAACGTTCCATCGACAAGGTCGAATCCATCAAGCTGCTGCCAGCCCGAGAGTTCCCGCTGGAGAAGAAGGCTGTCACCGACTTCCGCGGCCGTTTCCGCGAGCGTTTTGATGTGGATTTTCGCCGCTGCCCGATCTATCAGGATCTCAGCACCGGTATTACTCCAGCCGGTATCGAGTACTACTTACCGCTGTTCTTCGAAGAAACAGCCACCCTCTTCGACTACCTGCCCGGCGACACACAGGTTTTCTCGCTACCGGGTATTGAAAAGGCTTCAGAGCAGTTTTGGATCGATGCGCGCAGCCGCTATGAAGACCGCAAAGTCGACCCTGAGCGCCCCCTGCTGCCACCAGCCGATATCTTTTTGCCGGTGGAAGACTGCTTTGCCCGTCTGAAGAACTGGCCCCGCGTGGTGATCAGCCAGGACGATATTGAGGCTGGTGTTGGCAACAGCCGCTTTAACGCCCGCCCGCTGCCCGACTTAGCGATTCAAGCCAAAGCAGGCGAACCACTCGCAGCGCTGCGCCGCTTTATTGAGGAATATGCTGGGCGAGTGCTGTTTTGCGCGGAGTCAGCCGGTCGGCGTGAAGTACTGCTGGAATTGCTGGCGCGCCTGAAGCTCAAGCCTAAAGAGTTTGCAGACTGGCCCGCCTTTACGGCCAGCAAAGACCGACTGGGTATCTGCATCGCACCGCTGGATGAAGGCCTATTGCTGGATGATCTGGCCCTGGTTGCAGAAAGCCCGCTGTTTGGTCAGCGCGTGATGCAGCGCCGCCGCCGGGAGAAAACCCGTGACGGTGGCGACAACGTCATCAAAAACCTCACTGAACTGCGCGAAGGTGCACCAGTTGTGCACATCGACCACGGTGTCGGCCGCTACTTGGGCTTGGTAACCATGGAGTTCGACGGCCAGGCCGCTGAATTCCTGGCCCTGCAATACGCGGACGAGGCCAAGCTTTATGTCCCCGTGGCCAGCCTACACCTGATTGCCCGTTACACCGGCAGCGATGACGCACTGGCTCCACTGCATAAGTTAGGCTCAGAAACCTGGCAGAAAGCCAAACGCAAAGCGGCTGAACAAGTTCGCGACGTCGCGGCTGAACTGCTCGACATTTACGCCCGCCGGGCCGCCCGAGAAGGCTATGCCTTCAACGATCCGAAAGCCGACTACGCAACCTTCAGCGCGGGCTTCCCCTTCGAGGAAACTCCCGATCAGCAAGCCGCCATTGATGCCGTGCGCGAAGACATGCTGGCAGCCAAACCAATGGATCGTCTGGTCTGCGGCGATGTGGGCTTCGGCAAGACCGAAGTAGCCATGCGCGCAGCCTTTATTGCTGTGCATGGTGGCAGGCAAGTGGCCGTTCTGGTGCCCACCACCCTACTCGCCCAGCAGCATTACAACAGCTTCCGCGACCGCTTCGCTGACTGGCCGGTGAAAGTGGAAGTCATGAGCCGCTTCAAGAGTGCCAAGGAAGTCAGCGATGCCATGCAGCAGCTGGCTGAAGGAAAAGTGGACATCGTCATCGGCACCCACAAACTGCTGCAAGATGACGTCAAGTTCAGCAATCTTGGCCTGGTCATCATCGACGAAGAACACCGTTTCGGCGTGCGCCAGAAGGAACAGCTTAAGGCGCTGCGCAGTGAAGTGGACATCCTCACCCTGACCGCCACGCCGATTCCGCGCACGCTGAATATGGCGGTTTCCGGCATGCGCGACCTGTCCATCATCGCTACTCCACCGGCACGCCGTCTGTCCGTGCGCACCTTCGTAATGGAGCAGCACAACAACGTCATTAAAGAGGCACTGCTGCGTGAACTGCTGCGCGGCGGTCAGGTGTATTACCTGCACAACGATGTTAAAACCATCGAGAAATGCGCCGCAGACCTAGCTGAACTGGTGCCGGAAGCCCGCATCGGCATCGGCCACGGGCAAATGCGTGAACGCGAGCTAGAACAAGTAATGGGAGACTTCTACCACAAGCGCTTTAATGTGCTGGTAGCCTCAACCATTATTGAAACCGGTATCGACGTACCCAGCGCTAACACCATCATCATCGAACGGGCCGACAAGTTCGGCCTGGCCCAGTTGCACCAGCTTCGCGGACGCGTTGGCCGCAGCCACCATCAGGCTTATTGCTACCTGCTGACGCCTGCGCGCAAATCCATGACCGACGATGCCCAGAAACGCCTGGAGGCCATTTCCGGGGCGCAGGATCTCGGCGCCGGCTTTACCCTCGCGACACACGATTTGGAAATCCGTGGTGCAGGTGAATTGCTCGGGGATGGCCAGAGCGGCCAGATCCAGGCAGTCGGCTTTACCCTGTATATGGAAATGCTGGAACGGGCAGTCAAATCCATTCGCAAAGGCGAGCAACCCAACCTTGAACAACCGCTAGGTGGTGGGCCCGAGATCAATCTGCGCGTACCAGCGCTGATCCCTGAGGATTACCTGCCCGACGTTCATGCGCGCCTCATTCTGTACAAGCGCATCGCCAATGCCAGCGACGATGAAGGTCTGAAAGAGCTTCAGGTGGAAATGATCGACCGCTTCGGTCTGCTGCCAGATGCAACCAAGAACCTGATTCGCCTGACGCTACTGAAACTGCAGGCTGAAAAACTGGGCATCACCAAAGTCGATGCAGGCCCGCAAGGCGGCCGTGTTGAGTTTGCGGCGGATACCTGCGTAGATCCGCTGACGTTGATCAAATTGATCCAGAGCGCGCCGAACCGCTACAAATTTGAGGGTGCGACACTCTTCAAATTCCAAGTGCCGATGGAGCGCGCCGAGGAACGTTTCAATACAATTGAGGCCTTGTTTGAACGCCTCACCCCGTCAACCTAA
- a CDS encoding glyceraldehyde-3-phosphate dehydrogenase: protein MTQKPDQCLGEWIDREALAEAMIPMIGQLYRNNNVVTSIYGRGLINRSVIDILKAHRFARHRLNDDSELSVHDTFPVLKTMSELKLGSASVDLGKMVGKFKTEGNGRSIEQFVKDELADVAGKQNGDAREGTDVVLYGFGRIGRLLARILIEKTGGGDGLRLRAIVVRKGAENDLVKRASLLRRDSVHGKFNGTITIDEANNTITANGNLIQVIYSNDPSSVDYTEYGIKNALLVDNTGKWRDAEGLGQHLKCPGVDRVILTAPGKGALKNIVHGINHSEISPDDKIISAASCTTNAIVPVLKAVNDQYGIVNGHVETVHSYTNDQNLIDNFHKGSRRGRSAALNMVITETGAATAAAKALPVLKGKLTGNAIRVPTPNVSMAILNLNLEKATTREEINEYLRQMAMHSELQKQIDFVQSQEVVSTDFVGSRHAGVVDAEATICNDNRVVLYVWYDNEFGYSCQVIRVMEDMAGVNPPAFPR from the coding sequence GTGACTCAGAAGCCCGACCAGTGTCTCGGTGAGTGGATTGATCGTGAAGCCCTCGCGGAAGCGATGATTCCGATGATTGGCCAGCTTTACCGTAACAACAACGTGGTCACCTCGATCTACGGCCGTGGTCTGATCAACCGTTCGGTTATCGACATTCTCAAAGCCCACCGTTTCGCACGCCATCGTCTTAATGACGACAGCGAACTGTCGGTTCATGACACCTTCCCGGTACTCAAGACCATGAGTGAACTGAAGCTGGGTTCCGCTTCGGTTGACCTGGGTAAGATGGTTGGCAAGTTCAAGACTGAAGGTAATGGCCGCAGCATTGAGCAGTTCGTTAAAGACGAGCTGGCTGACGTTGCCGGTAAGCAAAACGGCGATGCCCGTGAAGGCACCGACGTTGTTCTGTACGGCTTTGGTCGTATCGGTCGCCTGCTGGCTCGCATCCTGATCGAGAAAACCGGTGGTGGTGACGGCCTGCGTCTGCGTGCCATCGTGGTACGTAAAGGTGCTGAGAATGATCTGGTCAAGCGCGCCAGCCTGCTGCGTCGTGACTCCGTGCATGGCAAGTTCAACGGCACCATCACCATTGATGAAGCCAACAACACCATCACTGCCAACGGCAACCTGATTCAGGTGATTTACTCCAATGATCCGTCTTCGGTTGATTACACCGAGTACGGCATCAAAAATGCGCTGCTGGTGGACAACACTGGTAAGTGGCGTGACGCCGAAGGTCTGGGTCAGCACCTGAAGTGCCCAGGCGTTGATCGTGTAATTCTGACCGCTCCTGGCAAAGGTGCGCTGAAGAACATCGTTCACGGCATCAACCACAGCGAAATCAGCCCTGACGACAAGATCATTTCTGCTGCTTCTTGCACCACCAACGCCATCGTGCCGGTGCTGAAAGCAGTTAACGATCAGTACGGCATCGTCAACGGTCACGTTGAAACTGTTCACTCCTACACCAACGACCAGAACCTGATCGATAACTTCCACAAAGGAAGCCGTCGTGGTCGTAGCGCTGCACTGAACATGGTTATCACCGAGACCGGTGCTGCCACTGCTGCTGCCAAAGCGCTGCCGGTTCTTAAAGGCAAGCTGACAGGTAACGCAATCCGCGTTCCGACGCCGAACGTGTCCATGGCTATCCTCAACCTGAACCTTGAGAAGGCTACCACTCGCGAAGAGATCAACGAGTACCTGCGCCAGATGGCCATGCACTCCGAGCTGCAAAAGCAAATCGACTTCGTACAATCGCAGGAAGTGGTTTCCACTGACTTCGTTGGCTCCCGCCATGCAGGTGTAGTGGATGCTGAAGCGACTATCTGCAACGACAACCGTGTTGTTCTGTACGTGTGGTACGACAACGAATTCGGTTATAGCTGCCAGGTTATTCGCGTGATGGAAGATATGGCTGGTGTAAACCCGCCTGCTTTCCCTCGCTAA
- a CDS encoding Na(+)-translocating NADH-quinone reductase subunit A encodes MIKIKRGLDLPITGEPVQRIEAGKPVRSVAVIGFDYHGMKPTMDVQVGDRVKLGQVLFSDKKSEGVLYTAPAAGVVSAIHRGEKRVLQSVVIDVEGEESVTFEHLPAEQLANAGDAKVREILQQSGLWTALRTRPFSKVPAVDAKPSSIFVTAIDTHPLAADPAVVIAEYAADFENGLKVLANLAKVYLCKADGKQLPGEQISNVQVEAFAGPHPAGLAGTHIHFLDPVHAHKSVWTINYQDVIAVGKLFTTGQLWTDRVVALAGPVVNQPRLVRTRLGANLSELTAGELHVGNNRVVSGSVLGGRTARGAFDFLGRYHLQVSCLAEGNERELLHYLRAGVNKHSVLNIFISKLMSAKKFAFSTSTNGSPRAMVPVGNYEAVMPMDILPTQLLRALIVGDTEVAQQLGCLELDEEDLALCTYVCAGKYEYGPILRDNLARIEKEG; translated from the coding sequence ATGATCAAAATCAAACGTGGGCTTGACTTGCCCATAACCGGCGAGCCGGTGCAGCGTATTGAGGCTGGTAAGCCTGTGCGCAGCGTCGCCGTCATAGGCTTCGACTATCACGGCATGAAGCCGACCATGGACGTTCAGGTCGGTGATCGCGTCAAACTGGGTCAAGTACTGTTCTCAGATAAAAAATCTGAGGGTGTGCTGTACACCGCCCCTGCTGCAGGTGTCGTCAGCGCCATCCATCGTGGCGAGAAGCGTGTACTGCAATCGGTTGTCATTGATGTGGAAGGGGAGGAGAGTGTCACCTTCGAGCATCTGCCAGCCGAACAACTGGCCAATGCTGGTGACGCCAAAGTGCGCGAAATACTTCAGCAGTCCGGCCTGTGGACAGCACTGCGCACCCGCCCGTTCAGCAAGGTACCTGCGGTAGACGCCAAGCCGTCTTCCATTTTTGTTACCGCTATTGATACGCACCCGCTGGCTGCTGACCCGGCGGTAGTGATCGCAGAATACGCAGCTGATTTTGAAAATGGCCTGAAAGTGTTGGCCAATCTCGCCAAGGTTTATCTGTGTAAGGCCGATGGCAAACAATTGCCTGGCGAACAGATCAGCAATGTACAGGTAGAGGCCTTCGCCGGTCCGCACCCGGCCGGACTTGCCGGTACGCATATTCACTTCCTGGACCCTGTGCATGCGCACAAAAGCGTGTGGACTATTAATTATCAGGACGTAATCGCTGTCGGCAAATTGTTCACTACCGGCCAACTCTGGACGGACCGTGTGGTTGCGCTAGCAGGGCCTGTGGTCAATCAGCCGCGACTGGTTCGTACCCGTCTGGGCGCTAACCTCTCCGAACTGACCGCGGGTGAGTTGCACGTCGGCAACAACCGTGTGGTATCCGGTTCCGTGCTGGGTGGCCGTACAGCCCGCGGTGCTTTTGATTTTCTGGGGCGTTACCACCTGCAGGTGTCTTGCCTGGCAGAGGGTAACGAGCGGGAGTTGCTGCACTACCTGCGTGCAGGGGTGAACAAGCATTCAGTGTTGAACATCTTCATTTCCAAGCTGATGTCTGCCAAGAAGTTTGCCTTCTCTACCAGCACCAACGGTAGCCCTCGCGCCATGGTTCCGGTCGGCAACTATGAAGCAGTAATGCCGATGGACATCCTGCCGACTCAATTGCTGCGTGCGCTGATTGTCGGGGATACCGAGGTAGCTCAGCAGTTGGGCTGTCTGGAACTGGATGAAGAGGATCTGGCGCTGTGCACCTACGTGTGCGCCGGTAAGTACGAGTATGGTCCGATTCTGCGGGATAACCTCGCTCGTATTGAAAAGGAAGGTTAA
- a CDS encoding NADH:ubiquinone reductase (Na(+)-transporting) subunit B → MGFRAFLDKIEHNFEKGGKYEKWYALYEAFDTFFYRPGSVTKTTAHVRDGIDLKRMMITVWLCTFPAMFFGMWNAGYQANLIYSNSPDLLAAQEGWRFTLISALAGFDPNSLWDNFIQGAAYFLPVYAVTFIVGGFWEVLFASIRKHEVNEGFFVTSVLFALILPPSIPLWQVALGISFGVVIGKEVFGGTGKNFLNPALAGRAFLFFAYPAQMSGDLVWSTVDGFAGATSLSLAASGGIDNVINHGITWMDAFIGTMQGSLGETSTLAIMIGGLVLLMTKIASWRIVVGVMLGTIATSMLFNSVGSDTNPLFAVPWYWHLVMGGFAFGMFFMATDPVSASMTNTGKWIFGALIGVMVVMIRVVNPAFPEGMMLAILFANLFAPLIDHFVVQANIKRRLARNV, encoded by the coding sequence ATGGGTTTCCGTGCATTTCTCGACAAGATCGAGCACAACTTCGAAAAGGGCGGCAAATACGAGAAGTGGTATGCCTTATATGAGGCATTCGACACCTTCTTCTATCGCCCGGGCAGCGTAACGAAGACCACTGCCCACGTGCGTGACGGTATCGATCTCAAGCGCATGATGATCACAGTGTGGCTGTGTACGTTCCCCGCCATGTTCTTTGGTATGTGGAACGCCGGTTATCAAGCCAACCTGATTTACAGTAACAGCCCTGACTTGCTGGCTGCGCAAGAAGGCTGGCGCTTTACCCTGATCAGTGCTCTGGCCGGGTTTGACCCGAACAGCCTGTGGGACAACTTTATTCAGGGCGCTGCGTACTTCCTGCCGGTTTATGCCGTGACATTCATTGTCGGCGGCTTTTGGGAAGTGCTGTTCGCTTCTATCCGCAAGCATGAGGTGAACGAAGGCTTCTTCGTTACCTCCGTGCTGTTCGCCCTGATCCTCCCGCCAAGCATCCCGCTGTGGCAGGTGGCACTGGGCATCAGCTTTGGTGTTGTGATTGGTAAGGAAGTGTTCGGCGGTACTGGTAAGAACTTCCTTAACCCAGCCCTGGCTGGCCGTGCCTTCCTGTTCTTTGCCTATCCGGCGCAAATGTCAGGCGATTTGGTGTGGAGCACTGTGGATGGTTTCGCGGGTGCTACGTCGCTGAGCTTGGCGGCTTCGGGTGGTATCGATAACGTAATTAACCACGGCATTACCTGGATGGATGCATTTATTGGCACCATGCAAGGTTCGCTTGGGGAAACCAGCACCCTGGCCATCATGATCGGTGGGTTGGTGCTGCTAATGACCAAGATCGCTTCGTGGCGCATTGTGGTCGGCGTGATGTTGGGCACAATTGCTACCAGCATGCTGTTCAACTCAGTCGGTTCGGATACCAATCCGCTGTTCGCAGTGCCGTGGTACTGGCACCTTGTGATGGGCGGATTTGCGTTCGGTATGTTCTTTATGGCCACCGATCCGGTATCGGCCTCCATGACCAACACCGGCAAATGGATTTTCGGTGCACTGATCGGGGTGATGGTGGTGATGATCCGTGTGGTCAACCCGGCATTCCCTGAAGGCATGATGCTGGCGATTCTGTTTGCCAACCTGTTCGCGCCGCTGATCGACCATTTTGTTGTTCAGGCCAATATCAAGCGGAGGCTGGCACGTAATGTCTAA
- a CDS encoding Na(+)-translocating NADH-quinone reductase subunit C encodes MSKHHESIPRTLLVAFLVCLVCSVLVSAAAVLLRPVQVENRLFDKQQSILRIAGLVTPEMTKSQMQALYAEKISARVVDLETGKFTDAYDAEQFDPLAAAKDPALSDALQGAEDVASIRRRERFTTVYVVENSGQIETLILPVRGYGLWSTLYGFLALKGDLNTIAGFGFYQHGETPGLGGEVDNPKWVGQWPGKQVFDADGAIAVQAVKGHVDAQSPEAAYQVDGLAGATLTTNGVNNLLHFWLGENGFGPFIAKLRAGEA; translated from the coding sequence ATGTCTAAACATCATGAATCCATACCTCGTACGCTGCTGGTCGCATTTTTGGTTTGCCTGGTGTGTTCGGTACTGGTATCAGCGGCAGCCGTTCTGTTGCGACCTGTACAGGTAGAGAACCGTCTATTTGATAAGCAGCAAAGTATCTTGCGTATCGCTGGGCTGGTTACACCGGAGATGACCAAGAGCCAAATGCAGGCGCTGTATGCGGAGAAAATTTCTGCCCGTGTTGTTGATCTGGAGACGGGTAAATTTACTGATGCATACGATGCTGAGCAGTTTGATCCGCTGGCTGCAGCCAAGGACCCAGCTCTGTCAGATGCCCTTCAAGGGGCTGAAGACGTGGCCTCAATCCGCCGCCGTGAACGCTTCACCACGGTCTATGTCGTTGAAAACTCTGGGCAGATTGAAACGTTGATTCTGCCGGTCCGTGGCTACGGCCTGTGGTCCACCCTGTATGGCTTCCTCGCACTGAAGGGTGACTTAAATACTATTGCCGGTTTCGGTTTCTACCAGCACGGTGAAACGCCGGGCCTGGGTGGTGAAGTCGATAATCCGAAGTGGGTAGGGCAGTGGCCGGGTAAGCAGGTTTTTGACGCAGACGGTGCCATTGCCGTGCAAGCAGTCAAGGGCCATGTTGACGCACAAAGCCCTGAAGCGGCCTATCAGGTTGATGGCTTGGCTGGTGCCACGCTGACTACCAACGGGGTGAACAACCTGCTGCATTTCTGGCTGGGTGAGAACGGCTTCGGTCCCTTCATTGCCAAGCTGCGTGCCGGGGAGGCTTAA
- a CDS encoding NADH:ubiquinone reductase (Na(+)-transporting) subunit D → MSKPTVKSVLLSPIFQNNPIGLQILGICSALAVTSNLNTALVMSIALTLVTGFSNLFISIIRSQIPSAIRMIVQVVIIASLVIVVDQVLKAFAYALSKQLSVFVGLIITNCIVMGRAEAFAMQNPPLMSFLDGIGNGLGYSAMLLALGFIRELFGAGKLFGHVVLPTVNDGGWYVPNGLLLLPPSAFFLIGLFIWALRSWKKEQVEKPDYVMAPQVSNKEAF, encoded by the coding sequence ATGTCTAAACCGACTGTCAAAAGTGTATTGCTGAGCCCAATTTTTCAGAACAACCCGATTGGTCTGCAAATTCTGGGTATTTGCTCGGCGCTGGCGGTAACGTCAAATCTGAACACTGCGCTGGTGATGTCCATAGCGTTGACGCTGGTGACGGGTTTTTCAAACCTGTTTATCTCGATCATCCGCAGCCAGATTCCCAGTGCGATTCGAATGATCGTGCAGGTGGTGATTATCGCGTCTCTGGTAATCGTGGTGGATCAGGTGCTTAAGGCGTTTGCCTATGCGCTGTCTAAACAGCTCTCCGTGTTTGTCGGGCTGATCATCACTAACTGTATTGTGATGGGGCGTGCTGAAGCGTTTGCCATGCAGAACCCGCCACTGATGTCTTTCCTCGATGGCATCGGTAATGGTCTGGGCTACAGCGCCATGTTGCTGGCGCTGGGCTTTATCCGCGAACTGTTCGGTGCCGGCAAGCTGTTTGGCCATGTGGTGTTGCCGACCGTCAATGACGGCGGCTGGTATGTACCTAACGGTCTGTTGCTGTTGCCACCATCTGCTTTCTTCTTGATTGGCCTGTTTATATGGGCGCTGCGTAGTTGGAAGAAAGAGCAGGTCGAGAAGCCTGATTACGTCATGGCCCCTCAGGTGTCGAATAAGGAGGCCTTTTAA
- the nqrE gene encoding NADH:ubiquinone reductase (Na(+)-transporting) subunit E, with the protein MEHYLSLFVRAVFVENMALAFFLGMCTFLAISKKVETAIMLGLTVIVVQVITLPLNNLVLNYILKDGALAWAGVEGVDLSFIGLICYIGVIAAVVQILELTLDKFLPSLYNTLGIFLPLITVHCAIMGGTLFMVERDYNFTESVVYGLGSGVSWALAIALLAAIREKLKYSDVPAGLRGLGITFITVGLMSLGFMSFSGVQL; encoded by the coding sequence ATGGAACATTACCTGAGTCTTTTCGTTCGGGCTGTGTTCGTTGAGAACATGGCGCTGGCATTCTTCCTGGGCATGTGCACCTTCTTGGCGATTTCCAAGAAGGTCGAAACAGCGATCATGCTGGGCCTGACCGTTATTGTGGTGCAAGTCATCACGCTGCCACTGAACAACCTTGTGCTCAACTACATCCTTAAGGATGGTGCGTTGGCTTGGGCTGGCGTTGAAGGGGTCGACCTGAGCTTTATCGGTCTGATCTGCTACATTGGCGTGATTGCAGCGGTGGTGCAAATCCTTGAGCTGACGCTGGATAAGTTCCTGCCGTCGCTCTACAACACGCTGGGTATCTTCCTGCCTCTGATCACCGTGCACTGCGCCATTATGGGTGGCACGCTGTTCATGGTTGAGCGGGATTACAACTTCACTGAGAGTGTGGTGTATGGCTTGGGCTCGGGCGTGTCTTGGGCTTTGGCGATTGCCTTGCTGGCCGCGATCCGTGAGAAGCTTAAATACAGTGACGTGCCTGCAGGCCTGCGTGGCCTCGGCATCACCTTTATCACTGTTGGCCTGATGTCGTTGGGCTTCATGTCCTTCTCCGGCGTGCAACTGTAA